From Actinoplanes oblitus, a single genomic window includes:
- a CDS encoding TfoX/Sxy family protein, whose product MAFDEALAERIRDGLGDVDGVTDKRMFGGITFMVHGNMAVGVMGDDLIVRLGAAAGESALAEPGTRVFDFTGRPMKNWIVVDGDRLDDDGLARWLRAGVDFACSLPPK is encoded by the coding sequence ATGGCTTTCGACGAGGCGCTCGCGGAGCGGATCCGGGACGGGCTCGGGGACGTCGACGGGGTGACCGACAAGCGGATGTTCGGCGGGATCACGTTCATGGTGCACGGCAACATGGCCGTCGGCGTGATGGGTGACGACCTGATCGTGCGGCTCGGCGCGGCGGCCGGGGAGTCCGCCCTGGCCGAGCCGGGCACCCGGGTCTTCGACTTCACCGGCCGCCCGATGAAGAACTGGATCGTGGTGGACGGCGACCGTCTCGACGACGACGGCCTGGCCCGCTGGCTCCGGGCCGGCGTCGACTTCGCCTGCTCCCTGCCGCCGAAATAG
- a CDS encoding sugar phosphate isomerase/epimerase family protein gives MSEHPSTPRHSGGGVLSRFSFNQITAKSWGLEELVAGCVQAGVGQVALWREPVAEYGLARSAALVRDAGLTVTTLCRSGFFQLPDWFDDNRRAIDEAAALDTKVLVLVSGGLPDGSKDIAGARQHVADAIARLVPHAAAAGVTLAIEPLHPMYAADRCVINTWDQAMTIAARHPVGQVGVTVDTYHLWWDDTVLDKIARAGERIAIYQLADWITPLPAGVLTGRGLPGEGCVDMRAFHDAVDKAGYTGPIEVEVMNAELWARPGREVLDATLTAYGSVL, from the coding sequence ATGAGCGAGCACCCGAGCACGCCGCGGCACAGTGGAGGTGGCGTCCTGAGCCGGTTCTCGTTCAACCAGATCACGGCCAAGTCCTGGGGACTGGAGGAACTGGTCGCCGGCTGCGTCCAGGCCGGCGTCGGCCAGGTCGCGCTCTGGCGTGAGCCGGTCGCCGAGTACGGCCTGGCCCGCTCCGCCGCCCTGGTCCGCGACGCCGGCCTGACCGTCACCACGCTCTGCCGCAGCGGCTTCTTCCAGTTGCCGGACTGGTTCGACGACAACCGCCGGGCGATCGACGAGGCCGCCGCGCTGGACACGAAGGTGCTGGTCCTGGTCTCCGGTGGCCTCCCGGACGGCTCGAAGGACATCGCCGGGGCCCGGCAGCACGTCGCCGACGCGATCGCCCGGCTGGTGCCGCACGCGGCCGCCGCCGGGGTGACCCTGGCGATCGAGCCGTTGCACCCGATGTACGCCGCCGACCGCTGCGTGATCAACACCTGGGACCAGGCCATGACGATCGCCGCGCGGCATCCGGTCGGGCAGGTCGGCGTCACCGTCGACACCTACCACCTGTGGTGGGACGACACCGTGCTGGACAAGATCGCCCGGGCTGGCGAGCGGATCGCGATCTACCAGCTCGCCGACTGGATCACGCCGTTGCCGGCCGGCGTGCTCACCGGACGGGGGCTGCCCGGCGAGGGCTGCGTGGACATGCGGGCGTTCCACGACGCGGTGGACAAGGCGGGGTACACCGGGCCGATCGAGGTCGAGGTGATGAACGCCGAGCTGTGGGCACGGCCGGGGCGTGAGGTGCTGGACGCGACGCTCACCGCGTACGGAAGCGTCCTCTAG
- a CDS encoding dihydrodipicolinate synthase family protein — MATVNLPSGPLTLADRRRWENPKTPPSTRLAYAAAHVVADPAAPNAPGAPAVLDWAATLAFRHHLWSHGLGVAEAMDTAQRGMGLDYAATRELIRRSAAEAASVGGRIVAGVATDQLTPGAVPLDRIASAYREQLADVLTAGAVPVLMCSRHLAAAARDADDYLSVYRSLLELSDQPVVLHWLGTAFDPALEGYWGSSDVDKATETVLELINGNPAKVDGIKISLLDAEHEIRLRRRLPAGVRLYTGDDFNYPELIRGDDQGHSDALLGIFAAIAPAAAAAFAALDRGDLDEYDRIFAPTVPLSRHIFEKPTFYYKTGIVFLAWLAGHQSHFTMVGGLQSGRSVPHFARLIELADAAGLLPDPDLAAHRANRFFEVMAG, encoded by the coding sequence ATGGCCACGGTGAATCTGCCGTCCGGCCCGCTCACCCTCGCCGACCGGCGCCGCTGGGAGAACCCGAAAACCCCACCCAGCACCCGATTGGCGTACGCCGCGGCGCACGTGGTCGCGGATCCGGCGGCGCCGAACGCACCCGGCGCGCCGGCCGTCCTGGACTGGGCGGCGACCCTGGCCTTCCGGCACCACCTCTGGTCACACGGCCTCGGGGTGGCCGAGGCGATGGACACCGCGCAGCGGGGGATGGGTCTCGACTACGCCGCGACCAGGGAACTGATCCGGCGCAGCGCCGCCGAGGCCGCGTCGGTGGGCGGCCGGATCGTGGCCGGCGTGGCGACCGACCAGCTGACGCCGGGCGCTGTCCCGCTCGACCGGATCGCGTCCGCGTACCGTGAGCAACTCGCCGACGTCCTCACGGCGGGCGCCGTTCCGGTGCTGATGTGCAGCCGGCATCTCGCCGCCGCCGCCCGCGACGCCGACGACTACCTGTCCGTCTACCGCTCGTTGCTGGAGCTCTCCGACCAGCCGGTGGTGCTGCACTGGCTCGGCACCGCCTTCGACCCCGCGCTCGAGGGGTACTGGGGTTCGTCCGACGTGGACAAGGCCACCGAGACGGTGCTGGAACTGATCAACGGCAATCCCGCGAAGGTGGACGGCATCAAGATCTCGCTGCTCGACGCCGAGCACGAGATCCGGCTGCGCCGCCGGCTCCCGGCCGGTGTCCGGCTCTACACCGGCGACGACTTCAACTACCCGGAGCTGATCCGCGGCGACGACCAGGGACACTCCGACGCGCTGCTCGGCATCTTCGCGGCGATCGCCCCGGCCGCGGCCGCCGCATTCGCCGCCCTGGACCGGGGTGACCTGGACGAGTACGACCGGATCTTCGCGCCGACCGTCCCGCTGTCCCGGCACATCTTCGAGAAGCCGACGTTCTATTACAAGACCGGCATCGTCTTCCTGGCCTGGCTGGCCGGCCACCAGTCGCACTTCACCATGGTCGGCGGCCTCCAGTCGGGCCGGTCGGTGCCGCACTTCGCCCGGCTGATCGAGCTCGCCGACGCGGCGGGCCTGCTGCCGGATCCGGACCTCGCGGCACACCGCGCGAACCGATTCTTCGAGGTGATGGCGGGATGA
- a CDS encoding Gfo/Idh/MocA family protein: MAARRSIGIVLNGVTGRMGYRQHLVRSLLAIREQGGVALPGGGHIWPEPILVGRDPDKLAALAARHGLTEWTTDLDAALARPDVEIYFDAQVTQQREKAIRQAIAAGKHVYTEKPLAESSVAAEELAELAAAAGIRNGVVQDKLFLPGLRKLKRLIDGGFFGRILSVRGEFGYWVFEGDWQAAQRPSWNYRLADGGGIVMDMFPHWNYVLEELFGAVRGVQATIATHIEKRVDERGEEYTADADDAAYAIFELEGGIVAQINSSWAVRVNRDELVEFQVDGTHGSAVAGLRGCKIQHRASTPKPVWNPDLPLTGRSFRDEWSEVPDNDEFDNGFKVQWEAFLRHVVAGETFHWDFASGARGVRLAEAGLRSAREGRRIELGKS; the protein is encoded by the coding sequence ATGGCAGCGCGCAGATCGATCGGCATTGTGCTCAACGGAGTGACCGGCCGGATGGGTTACCGGCAGCACCTGGTCCGCTCCCTGCTCGCCATCCGGGAGCAGGGCGGCGTCGCCCTGCCCGGAGGCGGCCACATCTGGCCGGAGCCGATCCTGGTCGGTCGTGACCCGGACAAACTCGCCGCGCTCGCCGCGCGGCACGGCCTCACCGAGTGGACCACCGACCTGGACGCCGCGCTGGCCCGGCCGGACGTGGAGATCTACTTCGACGCGCAGGTCACCCAGCAGCGGGAGAAGGCGATCCGTCAGGCGATCGCGGCCGGCAAGCACGTCTACACCGAGAAGCCGCTCGCGGAGAGCTCGGTCGCCGCCGAGGAGCTGGCCGAGCTGGCCGCCGCGGCCGGCATCCGCAACGGCGTGGTCCAGGACAAGCTCTTCCTGCCCGGCCTGCGCAAGCTCAAGCGGCTGATCGACGGCGGCTTCTTCGGCCGGATCCTGTCGGTGCGCGGCGAGTTCGGCTACTGGGTCTTCGAGGGGGACTGGCAGGCCGCCCAGCGTCCCAGCTGGAACTACCGGCTGGCCGACGGCGGCGGCATCGTGATGGACATGTTCCCGCACTGGAACTACGTGCTGGAGGAGCTGTTCGGCGCGGTCCGCGGAGTGCAGGCGACGATCGCCACGCACATCGAGAAGCGGGTCGACGAGCGCGGCGAGGAGTACACGGCGGACGCCGACGACGCCGCCTACGCGATCTTCGAGCTGGAGGGCGGCATCGTCGCCCAGATCAACTCGTCCTGGGCGGTCCGGGTCAACCGCGACGAGCTGGTCGAGTTCCAGGTCGACGGCACGCACGGCAGCGCGGTCGCCGGCCTGCGGGGCTGCAAGATCCAGCACCGGGCGAGCACGCCGAAGCCGGTCTGGAACCCGGACCTGCCGCTCACCGGCCGGTCGTTCCGCGACGAGTGGTCCGAGGTGCCGGACAACGACGAGTTCGACAACGGCTTCAAGGTGCAGTGGGAGGCGTTCCTCCGGCACGTCGTCGCCGGTGAGACGTTCCACTGGGACTTCGCCTCCGGCGCCCGTGGCGTCCGGCTCGCCGAGGCGGGTCTCCGGTCCGCCCGCGAGGGCCGCCGCATCGAGCTGGGCAAGTCCTGA
- a CDS encoding calcium-binding protein, with the protein MVNNTDLRMFAEGGSGKDRLVGGSRSDFLFGMPGSDRLYGRGGNDRLDADTGNDLLDGGDGADALAGWDGNDVLSGGNGDDRLEGLDGDDILHGAGGNDVLEGDAGRDHLYGDAGDDLLFGSETPASVDALDGGPNGTAGDECHPHSPDVAVNCER; encoded by the coding sequence GTGGTGAACAACACCGACCTGCGAATGTTCGCCGAGGGCGGCTCCGGCAAGGACCGGCTCGTCGGCGGCTCGCGCAGCGACTTCCTGTTCGGCATGCCCGGCTCCGACCGGCTCTACGGCCGGGGCGGCAACGACCGACTGGACGCCGACACCGGCAACGACCTGCTCGACGGCGGCGACGGCGCCGACGCTCTGGCCGGCTGGGACGGCAACGACGTGCTGTCCGGCGGCAACGGCGACGACCGACTGGAGGGCCTGGACGGCGACGACATTCTGCACGGCGCCGGCGGCAACGACGTGCTGGAGGGCGACGCGGGCCGCGACCACCTCTACGGCGATGCCGGCGACGACCTGCTCTTCGGCTCGGAGACGCCGGCCAGCGTCGACGCCCTCGACGGCGGCCCGAACGGCACCGCCGGCGACGAGTGCCATCCTCACAGCCCGGACGTCGCGGTCAACTGCGAACGCTGA
- a CDS encoding PadR family transcriptional regulator: MQEPTFFILTALVRTPLHGYGIMQAVEELSEGRVRLKAGTLYAALDRLSSDGLIVVDREEAVGGRLRRYYVLSDDGRAALEEAVARLQSNAKVAVTRLREAFGFIGGVQHV, translated from the coding sequence ATGCAGGAACCAACGTTCTTCATCCTGACCGCGCTGGTGCGTACGCCCCTGCACGGCTACGGGATCATGCAGGCGGTCGAGGAGCTCTCCGAGGGCCGCGTGCGGCTCAAGGCCGGCACCCTCTACGCGGCGCTCGATCGCCTCAGCTCGGACGGCCTGATCGTCGTGGACCGCGAGGAGGCGGTGGGCGGCCGGCTCCGCCGGTACTACGTGCTCTCCGACGACGGACGCGCGGCGCTCGAGGAGGCGGTGGCGAGGCTCCAGTCGAACGCGAAGGTGGCCGTCACCCGGCTGCGCGAGGCGTTCGGCTTCATCGGGGGAGTTCAGCATGTCTGA